A single genomic interval of Aureliella helgolandensis harbors:
- a CDS encoding DUF1552 domain-containing protein, which translates to MNPNSKTAIQPTRVSRRTVLRGAGVAMALPWFESLPVWGLETSSGGSAPTLPKRFAVQFMACGVNANHWWAKGSGSDMELGKSLQPLAPLREKLNVISGLFNRSAVGVGIHPGQTGNILSGASLQKGAELRGGISVDQVLANHWGEQTAQPSLVLGCEQPVTGYHETNFSMAYSSHISWQNSTSPVPMEVYPALAFDSLFDNRGNRRNQSVLDRVQEHAESLGRKVSSGDKAKLDEYLTSVREVEKRIERMRGEQDKAVERSHQQGAPLVTMERPDNGLPEDIREHMQLMCDIIALAFQTDKTRVASLLLCRDISGLFYPFLDVRKAHHSASHSDLNDDYERITRYYVSQLAYLAGKLNGMAEGESTVLDNSCLMFVNNMWSGNKHDSTKLPLVMVGGLGQTLETGRVLDYSERDDDDRKLCGLYLSLMQRMGLPDTSFGDATSPLGEI; encoded by the coding sequence ATGAACCCTAATTCGAAAACAGCAATTCAACCTACACGCGTTTCTCGACGAACCGTTTTGCGCGGTGCTGGCGTAGCCATGGCACTCCCCTGGTTCGAATCCCTGCCGGTCTGGGGACTAGAGACGAGCAGCGGGGGTTCCGCCCCCACGCTTCCCAAACGGTTTGCGGTCCAGTTCATGGCTTGTGGCGTGAACGCCAATCACTGGTGGGCCAAGGGCTCGGGGAGCGACATGGAGCTGGGCAAAAGCCTGCAGCCCTTAGCACCGCTGCGCGAGAAGTTGAATGTGATATCGGGCTTGTTCAACCGATCCGCGGTGGGAGTCGGCATCCACCCCGGACAAACTGGAAACATCCTGTCTGGCGCATCGCTTCAAAAGGGTGCAGAATTGCGAGGTGGGATCAGCGTCGATCAAGTCCTGGCGAACCACTGGGGCGAACAAACCGCACAACCGAGTTTAGTCCTGGGCTGTGAACAACCGGTGACGGGCTACCATGAGACCAATTTCTCGATGGCCTATAGCTCGCACATCTCCTGGCAAAACTCGACGTCGCCCGTCCCCATGGAAGTCTATCCCGCACTGGCCTTCGACAGTCTCTTTGATAACCGCGGCAATCGCCGCAATCAAAGCGTGCTGGACCGAGTCCAAGAGCACGCGGAGAGCCTAGGACGGAAAGTCAGCTCTGGAGATAAGGCCAAGTTGGATGAGTATCTAACAAGTGTGCGTGAAGTGGAAAAACGCATTGAGCGGATGCGTGGTGAGCAAGACAAAGCGGTCGAGCGGTCGCATCAGCAAGGGGCACCGCTGGTCACCATGGAGAGGCCCGACAATGGATTGCCCGAGGATATTCGTGAGCACATGCAATTGATGTGCGACATCATCGCCTTGGCCTTCCAGACCGACAAGACCCGCGTGGCCTCACTCCTACTATGCCGTGACATTTCCGGCCTGTTCTATCCCTTCCTCGATGTACGTAAAGCGCACCACTCGGCTTCCCACAGCGACCTGAACGATGATTACGAACGCATTACCCGTTACTACGTGAGTCAACTCGCGTACTTGGCTGGTAAGCTCAACGGCATGGCGGAGGGGGAAAGCACCGTTCTGGACAATTCGTGCTTGATGTTCGTGAACAATATGTGGTCGGGGAACAAGCATGATTCCACCAAACTTCCCTTGGTCATGGTCGGCGGATTAGGACAAACCCTCGAAACGGGCCGAGTCCTCGACTACAGTGAGCGAGACGATGACGACCGCAAGCTCTGCGGCTTGTACCTAAGCCTGATGCAACGCATGGGCTTGCCAGATACCAGCTTCGGTGACGCAACATCGCCCTTAGGCGAAATCTAG
- a CDS encoding DUF1559 domain-containing protein has translation MIHLHRPSNFLHLGRISVRPHHRPSRFQPRGFTLVELLVVIAIIGILVGLLLPAVQAAREAARRIQCTNNLKQLGLAIHNYHDTFRKFPGNVGTPEGSTQRGASWLTMILPQIEQNAAYNQMVWSDTDFNDQGGATNRNWNVMSALRVPSLNCPSSPLERLRTQTAASGTVALGAPETYPIQIPEYVANVGYYFSPGTGQTPGARSDGGRNVWTGYGWMQDAGLVSIWNERFTGAKFGSVTDGTSNTIAIGEHSDFMYHADGTKEDARPGRGPGGAWAAGPCFHKWLGWSMNVTVPRYPINSIYSGNYTQQWNSTLHNGYRSAHTGGAQFCMGDGSVRFVSDSIDFDTTFMALSGRDDGYVISGEY, from the coding sequence ATGATCCATCTCCACCGTCCCTCCAATTTCCTTCATTTGGGGAGAATTTCAGTACGTCCCCACCATCGTCCAAGTCGTTTTCAGCCTCGCGGATTTACTCTAGTCGAATTGTTGGTGGTGATCGCCATCATTGGCATTCTGGTGGGTTTGCTCCTTCCTGCGGTCCAAGCGGCCCGCGAAGCGGCCCGACGAATTCAATGCACCAACAACCTTAAGCAGCTGGGATTGGCGATCCACAATTACCACGATACGTTTCGCAAGTTTCCTGGCAATGTAGGCACTCCGGAAGGATCTACCCAACGCGGCGCATCCTGGTTGACCATGATTCTGCCCCAGATCGAGCAGAATGCTGCCTACAATCAAATGGTGTGGTCCGACACCGATTTCAATGACCAGGGAGGCGCGACCAATCGCAATTGGAACGTCATGTCGGCGTTGCGTGTGCCGAGCCTGAACTGTCCCTCCAGTCCACTAGAACGGCTGCGTACTCAAACGGCTGCATCCGGGACCGTGGCGTTGGGAGCACCGGAGACTTATCCTATTCAGATTCCTGAATATGTTGCCAATGTGGGCTACTACTTCTCCCCGGGAACCGGTCAAACACCAGGCGCCCGCTCCGACGGTGGCCGCAACGTGTGGACAGGCTATGGTTGGATGCAGGATGCGGGACTTGTCTCGATCTGGAACGAGCGTTTCACCGGCGCGAAATTTGGCAGTGTTACCGATGGCACGAGCAATACGATCGCCATTGGAGAGCACTCCGACTTCATGTACCACGCCGACGGCACCAAGGAAGACGCGCGGCCCGGTCGCGGACCTGGCGGTGCTTGGGCAGCTGGCCCATGCTTCCACAAATGGTTGGGGTGGTCCATGAATGTCACCGTACCCCGTTACCCGATCAACAGTATTTACTCGGGTAACTACACCCAACAATGGAACAGCACGCTTCACAACGGTTACCGTTCCGCGCACACCGGTGGCGCACAATTCTGCATGGGTGACGGATCCGTCCGCTTTGTCTCGGACAGCATTGACTTTGACACCACCTTCATGGCGCTCAGCGGCCGTGACGACGGCTATGTAATTAGCGGTGAATACTAG
- a CDS encoding carboxypeptidase-like regulatory domain-containing protein, which yields MKRFFSIALVGLVTCLPGCGNDGPELAYVTGVVTYQGKPIEGGSLEFVPQAGGRPSMAITNADGEYSVLYLKGKPGALLGKHKIRFQMSNSPGVVAEEDQFKPPAARKQVPKNVALMPNEVEVASGENAIDFELAKAK from the coding sequence ATGAAACGCTTCTTTTCGATCGCTCTGGTGGGTTTGGTAACTTGTCTGCCCGGCTGCGGAAATGATGGTCCCGAACTAGCCTATGTAACGGGCGTGGTAACGTATCAGGGTAAACCCATTGAGGGAGGCAGCCTGGAGTTCGTGCCTCAAGCCGGCGGGCGGCCTTCGATGGCAATTACGAATGCAGATGGCGAATACTCCGTGCTGTATTTGAAAGGAAAGCCAGGGGCCTTGCTGGGCAAGCATAAGATCCGTTTTCAAATGAGTAACTCGCCAGGAGTGGTTGCAGAGGAGGATCAATTCAAGCCGCCAGCAGCTCGAAAGCAAGTTCCTAAGAATGTGGCTTTAATGCCCAATGAAGTAGAGGTTGCCAGCGGCGAGAATGCCATTGATTTCGAGCTGGCCAAGGCGAAATAA
- a CDS encoding IS4 family transposase has protein sequence MCHHPFDSFRCRVQHARQHGDLYFAALISKETIASVFGNASAILDSARVYNTSVTLWVFLSQVMSIHHGCVSAVAKLITHRVANNQTACSAETGAYCIARDKIDEQSMQRLVTASGLAIEDSSPDHWRWLGHRVITADGATVTMADTSENQAAYPQLSSQAPGCGFPILRVVVLFALSTGVVLDMAMGRYKGKFTHEVSLFRQIDAIIEETDVFLADRAYAGWFEMARMIQRGAHVVVRKHQLRKSDFRTGIRYGKDDHSIQIDKPARPDWMSIEEYETYPDFITIREIRIRVENNGFRTREIIVHTSLSDDTEYTREDIAALFRRRWQAELHLRSLKTVMQMEHLRCKKPHRVRNEIRTHMLAYNLIRGVMSEAAVEGDVQPWHISFKSTLTTVTDMLPVLGLISNADELCTVLYRCCLQHAVGNRPDRYEPRVLKRRPKKYKLMQKPRSEYKPGEA, from the coding sequence GTGTGCCATCATCCGTTCGATTCGTTCCGCTGTCGAGTCCAACATGCGCGCCAACACGGCGATCTTTACTTCGCCGCCTTGATCTCCAAAGAGACTATCGCGTCAGTCTTTGGCAATGCAAGTGCCATTCTCGATTCGGCCAGAGTTTACAACACATCGGTCACGCTGTGGGTCTTCCTCTCGCAAGTCATGAGCATCCACCACGGCTGCGTCTCTGCGGTCGCCAAGCTGATCACCCATCGAGTCGCCAACAACCAAACTGCTTGCTCTGCCGAAACCGGTGCTTACTGCATTGCTCGAGACAAAATCGACGAGCAATCCATGCAACGTCTTGTGACGGCCAGCGGACTTGCGATTGAAGACAGCAGTCCCGACCATTGGCGATGGCTGGGGCACCGCGTGATCACCGCCGATGGTGCCACCGTCACGATGGCAGACACGTCGGAGAATCAAGCCGCCTACCCGCAACTTAGTAGTCAAGCACCCGGTTGTGGATTTCCGATCTTGCGAGTCGTTGTACTGTTCGCGTTGTCGACTGGCGTTGTGCTCGACATGGCGATGGGCCGATACAAAGGTAAGTTCACTCACGAAGTAAGTTTGTTTCGTCAGATCGACGCAATCATCGAAGAAACCGATGTTTTCCTAGCTGATCGCGCCTATGCGGGTTGGTTCGAGATGGCGAGGATGATTCAACGTGGTGCACACGTCGTTGTTCGCAAACACCAGTTGCGCAAGTCAGATTTTCGGACTGGAATTCGTTACGGCAAAGACGATCACTCCATCCAAATCGACAAGCCAGCTCGTCCCGACTGGATGAGCATTGAAGAGTACGAGACGTACCCGGACTTCATCACCATTCGCGAGATCCGTATCCGAGTTGAGAACAACGGATTTCGCACTCGCGAGATTATCGTTCACACATCGCTGTCGGACGATACGGAGTACACGAGGGAGGACATCGCGGCCCTGTTCCGTAGAAGGTGGCAAGCAGAACTTCATTTACGGAGCTTGAAAACGGTCATGCAGATGGAACACTTGCGCTGTAAAAAGCCGCATCGAGTGCGGAACGAAATTCGGACGCACATGTTGGCTTACAATTTGATTCGCGGGGTGATGTCTGAAGCGGCCGTCGAAGGCGACGTTCAACCTTGGCATATCAGTTTCAAGTCAACACTGACAACGGTGACGGATATGCTTCCGGTTCTAGGCCTAATCAGCAACGCCGATGAATTATGCACGGTGTTGTACCGCTGCTGCTTGCAACACGCAGTTGGCAATCGACCGGACCGCTACGAGCCCAGGGTGCTCAAGCGAAGACCGAAGAAATACAAGCTGATGCAAAAGCCAAGAAGCGAATACAAACCCGGGGAGGCATAG